A window of Mytilus trossulus isolate FHL-02 unplaced genomic scaffold, PNRI_Mtr1.1.1.hap1 h1tg001035l__unscaffolded, whole genome shotgun sequence genomic DNA:
CCCCTCCTAAGATAATAGCCCCAATATACAGGCTAAGAAAAGGAGTTTGTATATTTAAGTGCTCATTAATCCGCAAACTTCTGCTATTAACGTAATTAGACCCAAGTATTACTCTAAATACAATCCGTGCCCTATAAAAAGAAGTGAAGATTAAACCTGTTAGCTCTAATAAATAGCACCCATAAGTTATTCTTCTGTCTATCATTCTTAGCTCAATTATTAGGTCTTTAGAGAAAAACCCTCTTATAAACGGGGCCCCTCTCAAGGACACAATTGCAACCGTTATTGCACCCATTCTTACCGGTAATCCTTGCCACAAGCTTCTTAACCCCCGGATATCTTGGATTCTTTGGTTTCTATGAATAACACCCCCTGCGCCTAGAAACAACAAAGCTTTAAATACCGCATGGgttactaaatgaaaaaaagctaCAGACGGAAGAAGGATTGAAATCGAGAATATTATTAACCTTAACTGCCTCAAAGTCGAGAGTGCGATTACCTTTTTTAGGTCAAACGCAAACACAGCCCTTGACCCCGCTAATATTAGAGTAAATAGTCTTAAGACTATAAGTATTTGAGTCACAAAGGGATTAGCTCTGATAATATAAAAGAGCGAAGAATCAAATAAACCCCAGCTGTCACCAATGTCGAAGAATGCACCAAAGAGGAGACCGGTGTGGGTGCCGCCATGGCAGCAGGTAGCCATGCGCAAAACGGCATTTGTGCGCTTTTAGTTATACTGCAAGAACTACCACAAACCCTAATTAACCCATGTCTGCACTGGgtggtatatataaattaaccacCCCCCTTCTCTTAAAAAATAGAActctaaaaagtacaaaaacatcCCCAATTCGATTAGTCAAAGCTGTCAACATAGCCGCAGATAACCTCTTATTGTTCTGGTAATAAGCCACTAATAGGAATGAGGTGAGCCCTAGCCCGTCTCAACCAATTAAAAGTATTACTAAATTAGGAACTAAGATTATAACACTATAGACAGCACAAACAACCATACTAATCCCATAAACCGCTTGTAGTATGGCTCTCCAGCTATATACCACTTGCAGTAGGTTGCTACACTTCCTCTAATTACCAAAACCGTCCCAACAAAGACTATTCTTACGCTATCTAGTAGAACTCTGAAGCTAATGAGAGACAATTACTCTCTCAAACAGTAACTTCCAATAAATAAGCTTTTCCAAAGGTCCTCCCTCTAAGAATAAATAAGTATCCAATCAGAATCAGTAAAAGTAACCCTAAGttactttttaattgtatgATACTATTTTTACGAGCCATCTCTTAGTAACCTTGACATCAAATCGTCTCCGCATAGTCGCATCACCATAACCAGAAGGGCCAAGCAAATTCTGGCTTCGCAAACAGCTAAACAtagaattagtaaaattaaccaaaactgaTTTATTAGAAACACATGGGTTACAAACAATAAGCCTAGTCTTATTATTTCAAGCcctacaaataaacacaaaaggtGTTTGTTTATACGGAAGATTACAAAACAGCCTATACTTATTAAGAAAACTCCTaggaattttattcaaatcatagCTTTAAAACACATAGTTTTCTACGACTTACAAGGCCGTCGCTTCAGCAAAGCTTTTAAAACTACCTACCTTCTATGATCCTCCGTATAGAGACACAAtaagacacaaaaaatataacactgaATACACGCGATTGCAACTTCAGCGGCTCCAAAAACACCTCCGCCCATTATTAACCCTTTAATACCCCCAACTCCTGTAAGCAGCCTTCTGCTATTTAACCAGCTAACTACTAACTCTCTCCTGCATATAGTTAGAATTACTTTACCAGCTCCCAGATTTAGTGTCAGACGTAAAACTAATGTTAAAGGGCGAAGTATGCCACTAATTAGCTCAACCACTACTATAAAAGGCACAAGGATTAACGGGCAACCTGTTGGAACGAGACTCATCAACCCCTGCTCAAATCTGCATAAAAGACTAGATAAAACTAAACAAGTTCAAATAGACAAAGCAAAGGAGAACCCGAACACAAACTGCCCTCTTACAGGGaaaaaagaatggaaagttTCCAGACAGATTTAGTATCAGAATTATCATGAACAGACCCCTTATTACTAGAGGAAACCCAGATAGCTTTAGTCCCTTTCCGTTCAATCGAATCATCGAATAAGTAAAGGATAGCACCAAACTCCGAAAAGAGCTCGTACTTCTACCCTTAGTGTACACGTCTCTAAATAGCACGGTTATTGGCACTATAGAAGACAGCAACCATAACGGCATAGACAACCAAATTAAGTTATAGCTGTGAGCATCAAATCTAGAAAAAACATCTATTAACAtgactttaaattattgattacgcgatttcttataaatataagtgatacacGTGTTATAAGGGTTAGTTCACACAAATGGCAATTGGCTATAAACATGCTTCCTTCCTGGATAAAGGTCTCGGGTACCTGCTCAGTCTATTTCACCACATAAACCCCCACTAAATACAACCCCTCGCTGGCTTACTAGAGCCTCTCATAGAAggaacttaaaatatattagagACCCAAAAGACACAGCGGACCCATAAGAAGACACCCAATGTCAGTGAGCATAAATATCAGCGTAGTCTATATACCGTCGAGGCATTCCTCTTAGGCCTAAGAAATGCTGAGGAAAGAAGGTAGtatttaccccaaaaaatattgctataaaaTGGGCTTTCCTCCATTTCTTATTAAAGCATACTCCAACAAAATTTGGCAACCAATGGTTAAGACCACAGAACACCCCAAACACCGCCCCTATTCTTAGCACATAATGGAAATGAGCCACCACATAATATGTGTCGTGTAGAGACACATCCATAGAAGCCCTAGACAGTAAGACCCCTGTTAGCCTCCCACGGTGAATAAAAACAGAAACCCAGTACTTCAGTAGGCGGCAggctttattttgaattttcttcctgCTATAGTTGCCAGTCATCTGAATACTTTCACCCCTGTTGGAACAGCGATTACTATAGTTGCGGTAGAAAAATAGCCTCGAGTATCAACATTAAGACCTACGGTAAACATGTGGTGAGCCCACACCATACACCCTAACCCTCCAATTCCGATTATTGCGTATACTATCCCAATTAGACCAAAAACCGCTTCTTTTCCAGAGCAATGCATAATTACTTTTGATATCACACCAAAGGCAGGTAGAATAAGAATATACACTTCCGGATgcccaaaaaatcaaaacaaatgttggaacaAAACGGGGTCCCCCCCTCCTGCGGGATCGAAAAAAGTTGTGTTAAAGTTTCGGTCAAACAAGATTATTGTGATGCCCCCTCCTAGAACcggaattgaaataattaaaagaactgCAGTAACTCTAATCCTTAAAACATAAAGCTCCGCTCGTTCTCCTTTCATTTCTAACACTGGCATATTTTTATTGGTCCTAGCAAAGTTAATAGCCCCCACTAGAGAGCTGAGCCCAGCTAGATGTAGTGACACAATAAGAACATCCATCCTAGGGCCCCTATGATAGGGGTACACAGATAAAGGGGGGTAAATAGTTCATCCAGCACCAACTCCTTTATCCGTTCTAAAGGACAGTATTAGTAAATATAGTGCATTAGGAGATAGTCAATAACTTAAGTTGTTTATTCGCGGGTAAATTATATCTTTACCTCCTACTAGCAGAGGAATCAACCAATTACCGAAAGCTCCAATTAAGATAGGTATcacagcaaaaaaaattattattaaggcATGCGTTGTAACCACCACATTATAGAATCAATCTCTTTTTAAGAACACTGCTCCAGGATGCCCCAGTTGCATTCGGATCATTAACCTCAACCTTGCTCCAAACAACCCTCCTCAGACTCCGCTATACAGATAAAGGGTTCCAATATCTTTGTGATTTGTTGATCACAGCCATCGACGTCACCAGGACTCCACTTCTCCATAACCCCCTACTTCTtccttttttagtatttttatcattttatttatccttaCTTAGAAGCCAATCATCTAGCCTTATTAGCCCTTAGAGCCGCACTAGATTTTAgcctcttaatatttttttccctatacGCTATAGTAAGATATGCCTTTTCAAACCTTCTATTagatcttgagaactttcattGGTCCCATACTTCCTTAAGAAGCACTCTCGACGTGAAAACCACAGGTACACACAATACACTTCCAACAGCAAAAGTAAGCCTCTACAATCACCTCTCATCAAAATTCGTTTCGCATAAATGCCACTTCTAGTATTAACCTACTCATTCCAAAGACCCCTCACGATATTCGTGGTAGAGACCCCCAAACAAGATAAGAAGGAAACCCCTTGAGGACAAAATCCCTAACACTCTCTTACCGTAAAAGAACATGTAGGCAAAAGGTATTAACAGCACTACCTCTACATCAAACACGACGAACAAAACTGCTACTAGAAAGAATCGGATAGAAAAGGGCCTCCGAGCTCTTCCAATAGGCTCAAATCCACACTCATATGGACTGCACTTTTCTCGGTCTAGACCCCGCTTTTCCCTTAGTAGCATAAATAACCCcgtaaacaaaaaagacacaatgcagACAAACGCAACTCTTAACCCCATAACCATTCTTCTAGAAAACTTATGGAAGTGTCTTTAGCTCCCAAagccaatattttattttaaactatatctAGCTAAAAAAGGGTTGACACCACTAATAGCCCCACAACCTATCGTTCTTAAATTAAACTACTTTTTTATAAGGAAAAATGGTACAAGccatttataacaaagttagCAGCCCTATTATGTTAATTAACTTCTCACTTAAGAATGAAAACCTAGGCTTAATAATTAGATGCAAaccattccttttttttaaagtaccatTCTACAAAAAGGAGGTAACAACTACCTATAGttatgtttgaaacaaaatattttattttaaattacctttttatCATACTTTTGTGGTTTTACCCACTCTTTTTGAGCCGAAATCAAAACGCCCCTGGCCTAAAAGCAGTTTCTAAATAAATCTCACCAAGATCAATGCCCCCCCTGCTAGGTTAGCCCCGATCACTATCCTCCACATAATCTTGAATTCTGCTTTGTTTTTGTCTACTAACCTTTTTATTACTATcctataaaaaaagtcaatgtaGAATTTTAGCCTGATTACTGAACCTATAATACAAGCCACGATTACAGCCCTTCCTCTCATTAGAAACACCAATACTTTCGCTAGAAAGCCAAGGAAAGGAGGCATCCCCATCAGTATCAGTAACCCTATACCCCTCGCGGCTCTACTAATCTGACCGcccattcttgttttgtttattattgagcACCCATAAAAAAACAGCCCTACCGACAGCGAGTAAACTGCAAAATACCCTACAAAGACTACTCTTGACCATGTGAGCCCTAACAGCATTCATGATGTATGCACAAACGACGAGTACGCGCTTATTACTCGTACTGAATTCTGGTTAAGGCCCCCTACTGCCCCAATTCCAGCTATCAATACAATTACTACTCACAACCCCTTAGAGGgtataattattgataaaaagacaAGGGGGGCGACTTTTTGCCAAGTTAATATTAACCCTCTTGCTAACCATCTGCTGTTCTTAATAATTGAAGGGACCCACGAATGTAGCGGGAAAACGCCAGATTTTAACACTGTACCCGCCCCCCTTATCACCAGCCCTCTCACTACGTGCTGCTCTATCAAGGTTACAAAACCCACTAGTATCAGAATTGACCCGTTCTTTGtaccacaaaatattttacacaggGCTCAGGACTATAGTGACCATCAGGGTTTATAATTACAAGAAATCCATACAGATTTAGCTCTAAACCGAGTCACACCCCTACTATCTCTTCTCTTCTAACCCTAAGAATTGTCCCGATCAATATTACCCCTAATCTCACTAATTTTATAGGTCTTACCACAAAGCTTACCATTTCAAGTAAAGGTTACTTATAACACTTGAAAATCATAGGTCTTCTGTCCTTAATTAGACTACTTTACTCAGACTAGTAAGCGCTTGGAATCGCTTTGTACttgatttcaaatcaaaactgtTTAACTAGTCTGTATGACTcctatttttaaccttttaaatgGTCAGGAATCTTATATCAGGACGGAGCATGCTCTTCTTGAATGTACGCATACCACGAAGGCTTTGCGTCTGGGTACTTAAACGTATAGACGTCCCCGTCTCATATTTTGAACCACCACATGTATAACCATCCTCCAAACCACACATATACTAAACATCATAATGCtacccataccacatctacgAAGTGTCAGTACCAAATGCAAGCCTCAAAACCAAAGTGCCGTTGACTGGAAAACTCCCCACGCCATAGTCGGACTAACCTCACCATTAGTCAAAGAGTCCCCACAACTACGTGCATTCCATGAAACCCAGTTAGTAAATAAAACACTCTTCCATACACCCTATCTGCAATAGTGTATGAGTTTCAGTAGTATTCTCGAAGTTGCACTAGGAAGAACACAGTCCCACATAAAATTGTTACCACTAGGCCAATAAATGGCCCAACATCATAATCCTTCAAACGCATTCTCTTATGGGCTTGAGTTACGAATAACCCCCTCCTAATTAAAAGACCTGTCTCGAACAGCCTTGTCGACGACGGGTTTGGCGTGCGGATCCCTGGAGGGGGTCATCGCATCCCTAGTTCACACGAGGGTCTTAAGGCATTATGGAAGAAagtccaaaaaaaagaaaagaagaacatTACTTCAGACAGAATAAAAAGGGCAACTCCATCACGAAATCTCTTGATTACGAAGCGAGTATGAACCCAATATCTCCCTCACGAATTAAGTCTCGCCATCATCTAAAAGTTCTCAATAGTATACACCCCAACCTCATTCCTATTAATAGAAATCTGGGAGTTCGATGCAGTCACAAAATTAACCCTACCGCTATTCCGTTTGCCGAGATAGCCACAAAAAAGGGCCACGGACTTGGACCTGGTACATAGTAACGAGAATAAGGATTACGATTCATTGTTTAgggtataaacataaacataaagttcAGCGGTATCCAATGAGCCGCCAGAACAAAAACATCACAAACTCTTCTCAAGTTTAAGGA
This region includes:
- the LOC134703434 gene encoding LOW QUALITY PROTEIN: ATP synthase subunit a-like (The sequence of the model RefSeq protein was modified relative to this genomic sequence to represent the inferred CDS: deleted 1 base in 1 codon; substituted 1 base at 1 genomic stop codon), giving the protein MLIDVFSRFDAHSYNLIWLSMPLWLLSSIVPITVLFRDVYTKGRSTSSFRSLVLSFTYSMIRLNGKGLKLSGFPLVIRGLFMIILILNLSGNFPFFFPVRGQFVFGFSFALSIXTCLVLSSLLCRFEQGLMSLVPTGCPLILVPFIVVVELISGILRPLTLVLRLTLNLGAGKVILTICRRELVVSWLNSRRLLTGVGGIKGLIMGGGVFGAAEVAIACIQCYIFCVLLCLYTEDHR